The genomic window AAGGATTTGATACGATGGATCCTGAATACAGCGATTTGTATAGTAAGCCGCATGATCATTATGCACCAGCATCACAAGAATTTTTATCGCACTGGTGGGATAGAACAGTAGACATTATTGATGCTTACCAACCAGACATTTTATGGTTCGACTTCTACATTGATAGAGAAGAATTTATGCCATACCATCCAAAATTAGCCGCTTACTACTATAATAAAGGTATCGAGTGGAAAAAGGATGTAGTATTGCAAACGAAGAACTTTAAGAAAGTAACTTTCCCAGAAGGAACACATGTATTGGATATCGAAAGAGGTAAAATGTCGGATATTAATCCAAAAGTATGGCAAACGGATACTTCAATTGGTAAAAACTCATGGGGTTATGTAAGCAACTGGGAAACAAAAGATGCCAATACAATCATCGACGACTTAGTGGATATTGTAAGTAAAAATGGTTGTCTATTACTTAACGTAGGTCCAAAAGCAGATGGTACTATTCCAGATGATCAAAAAGCAATTTTATTAGAAATTGGTCAATGGTTAAAAGTAAACGGAGAGGCTATCTATGGTTCAAGACCTTGGAAGATATATGGAGATGGCCCAACGCAAGTTGCTACAGGTCACCATACAGAAGGTAAAAACAAAGATCTTACAGCAGACGATTTCAGATTCACAACGAAAAATGGAAAGCTTTATGCCATTTCTATGGATTGGGCTAGAAACGGAAAAGTAAAAATTCCTCATCTTCAAAAAGGATCTGAATATTTAACTGCTTCTATTAAAGATATCAAGTTATTGGGTGTGGAAGAGGATTTAAAATGGTCGCAAAATGAGGATTATCTAGAGGTGATGTTACCTTCAGAAAAGCCATGTGAGCATGCATTTGTCTTCGAAATTGCGTTCGATAAAACAAACAATCCATTATAATTTAAGCTATCTGATGAAAAAGCTGTAATTCTAATTTGAGTTGCAGCTTTTTTTTAATTCTAAGAAATACAAACAGAGGATTAACATTCTTCAATCAATTAGAAAACATAAAAACCTTTTTAAACAAGACATAACAATGAGAACAACTATACTAATTTTATCATTGATGTATTCTTTTGTGCTTACGGCACAGGATAAAGCAAAAGTAACCTTCGATCCATCGACAAAAATGTCTTATGATGGGGTAACAAAGTTTGAGCGTAAAAACTTTATCAATGTTCACACTACTTATGAGCATATCCCTCAGCAATTTAGAAAGGAGTTGTACGAAGAGTTAGGCGTATCCGATGGTCGATCATTTGGCTTAGGGACACCATCAAATAAATTGAGTGGAACCAACCATAAACACCCTGGAACGTTTTCAGAAAAAGCTTTAAAAGCTGAGATGAAGGAAATAGCTGCCAATTCAACTCCAAGAAAGTTCGAAGATGAAATCATTGTCACTTCTCACCCTGGATCTTATTTCCCTGTAGGTGAATTTGTATTGGAGAAGAAGAAGGAACAATTGGTAGGAATTCCTGCTATTGAAGAATATTTTCAACAAAGATTAAGAGAGTCAACGTACAGAAAAGGGTATATCGAAATATTGAATGAACCCTTTGTACACGATAGAGATATGCATACTTCGGTAGATACAATTATCGATATGTTTAAATATACAGCAAAAGCGATTCATCAAAAGTACCCTCAAGCAAAGGTGGGTGGTCCCGGACATGCTTGGCCAGCCTATGAGTTAAACGACTTTCAGATTTGGAAGGAGCGAATGGGTAAATTCATTGAGGTTGCAGGAAATGATATGGACTTTCTATCGGTTCACCTTTACTCAACGTATTATGACGATAAAGCAAGTTACCGAGCGGGTGCCAATGCAGAGGCCATACTTGATATGATTGAAGCTAAGTCATTACAAGTTACAGGTACTATTAAGCCATTAGTGATTTCAGAATATGGTTCTGGTTTTAAAAAAGGGACCAACATTGTACAAGCTTATTACAAAGAAAGAGATTGGTATGTGATTCATGGAGTGAACTCTAAAATGATGCAATTTATGAATCGACCTCATCGAATTGTAAAATCCGTTCCTTTTATATGTGGTAGAGCCGATTGGTACGATAATGAGCATCCATACCCTTGGGTACTTTTCCACAAGAAAAATAATGAATATCAGAAAACGGAATTGATTAAGTTTTATCAGTTCTGGAAAGATGTAAAAGGAGAGTATGTATTTATTCAATCGGACCATGCCGATGTTCAGACAGTAGGATTTAGAGAAGGCAACAAAGTTTTTATCTGTTTGGATAATCTAGAAGATAAAACGATCGATGTTGACTTAGCAGGAACAGGATTTAAACATCAAAAAGCTGAATTAAGAAGAATTTATAGCGAAGGGAATGGACCAATTTTATCTCAGCAGCCTATAAGTGATATATCAAAAATTACCTTGAGCTCTGATGAAACCGCCATTTTGATTTTGGAGCTAAATGATGATACTGATGAATTTTCATCCACTATTAAGTTGACTGAGCAATACCATCCGGAAACCATTCAAAAAATCGGGCAACAAGAAAAAGAATATCAATTTGATGTAAACCCAGACGAATTGGTTTTTGTCGATCTTCATTTGGGTATTGCTAGACCTATCGCAGAAGACTTTTTACCTATCGTGAAATTAAATGGTCAAAAAATTTCGGTCAGTAGAAACCAGATGGGTCGAACACAAGATTTTAAAGAACTTACTTTTGAGAATGCATTGGAACCTAAGATTAAAAGACCGCAACAGCAAAACTTCTTTGGGGTACACAAAATAGCTTTGCCTAAAGCACTTTTGAAGGAAAAAAATGTGCTATCTCTTTCTTTTGAAAAGGGTGAAGGGTTTATATCTACGGTGAAGGTGGTGCAGGGGCATCAGAGTGAAATGAACCAGTAAATAGAGAGTTTTAAAGGTAATGTCAGATCTTAATAAAGAGAAAACATTACCTTTTTTTTGACTTTCTACTCAACATCAAATTTGTAAATGGTTAATATATAGGTATTTAAATAAAAAGGAGGGTAATCAATGAATAAAAGAGGGGTATTTGATACATATCTACCTTTGTTCAGTAATTATCGAGTAAAAGAAATGTGCTTATTTATTACGTGTAGTTATTTTTGTAATCGAAATGAATAATATAAATCAGATTTGACTATTCAATAACAACTAATAAAAAAGAGACTACCAAATGAAAAGATTTTTTTTACTATTCATCAGTTTAATACCAGCACATTTATTTGCACAAAACATCATTGATGTAAATATAGATGTAAAACACTCGATTGAGGGTTTCTCTGAATTTGACAGAGATAAGTATGTGACTATTCACGCTGGCATGCGTGAAGGGGATTGGGACAATGCAGCCTCAGATCCTACGGACATCAGAAATGACTTATTAAATAATAAGAACGTATTTTTAGGTAGAGATACCGGACATATCTCATGGATATTAAGAGGTGTGGCTAAACAAGATCCTAATCGCCCAGGTTTTGCCGATACTACCTTTTTGGCACAAGAAGCCGTAAGCTACAGAAATAAATATAGTACCTACAGCGACTATGCTCACAAAAATAAGTCGTGGGTTTTAGGTGCACAACTACATCCATTTTGGCCTGACGGTCAGAAAACCAATTTAGGTTGGGCGTTATCTCAAACAGATACAGAAGAGGAGCCTTTAGGAACTGCGACAGGTGAGTATATCGCTCATTACATCAAAGAGTTTTATAAAGACCAAAACGAAGAGGAAACACCTAAGTATTTTGAGGTGATCAACGAACCGGTGTGGCACTTGGTGGATTATGGAAGCACAGATATCAAAAAGATATTCGAGTTCCATAACACTGTGGCAAGAGAGATTCGTAAAGTAAATGGCGATAAAGTTGAAATCGGTGGATACACCACTGCTTTCCCTAATTTTGAAGAGCAAAACTTTAAACGTTGGGAAGACCGTTGGAATACATTTATGGATATGTGTGGAGAGGAAATGGATTTCTGGTCGATTCACATCTATGATTTTGCTTCTATTAATGGTGGAAAAGAAATGCTTCGTAAAGGAAGTAACTTGGAGGCAACGATGGACATGATGGAACATGCCTCTTGGAATAAGTTTGATGAAGTGAAGCCTGTGATGATCTCAGAATATGGCGGACAAGCGCACGACTTCTTTAAACAACCTTGGACTCCAGAAAGAGATTGGTATCTGATGCGTTCAATGTCATCTCAGACTATGACGTTTTTAGATCGTCCTCAAGCGATTAATAAAGTGATTCCTTTCTGGGTATTGAAAGCAGAATGGGGTAGAGATTCCGAAGGTTACCCTTATTTACACCGTTTACTTCGTCAGAATGATGAGTTGGAAGGATCAACTGGCAAACATTGGGTGTACGGAGAAGTAATTAAATACTACGATCTATGGAAAGATGTTCAAGGAACAAGAGTCGATCATTTATCAAATAATTTGGACATACAGACGGATGCCTACTTAGATGGCAATGTGTTGTATTTGATCATCAATAACTTGAATCAAAATGATGAAATTATACGACCTAATATCATTGGATCAGATACGAATCCGATCACTTCAGTAGAAGTTCGACATTTGTTTGCCATTGACGATATTCCACAGATCACAAATAATGTCTTTAATGAGGTGCCAGAATCATTTTCTTTAGGAAGTGAAGGTACTTTGATTCTTGCTTATACTTTCCAAAATGAAGTAACCATTGATCAATCATCGACAGAGTCGAAATACTTTGCCACTACTTATTACCAAGAGATTGCTGGAGGGACGCCTTTAGAGTTTTCGATTCCGAATGTAACAGTAGAAGAGGAAGGTGAAGCCGTATTGAGAATTGGTATAGGTAGAGATCATGGGAAGTCGCTTTTCCCTAAGATTAAGGTGAACGGAACAGAAGTGGATGTGCCTAATAATTATAGAGGAGACGATCAGAAAGACAAGGATAGATTCTTCGGAGTTTTAGAAGTTCCTGTACCTTATGAATTGATCGAATCAAGCAATAATGTAAGTGTTGAATTTTCTGATGCAGCGGGTCACATCAGTAGTGTCTCTTTGAGGGTGTATAATTTTAGTAGACCTATCGAAAGATCTTTTGATGGCATTGATCCTCCAACGGGAATTCTTCCAGAGGAAGTATCATTAATTAAAATGTATCCGAATCCGTCAAATGGTCAGGAGGTAAATGTACTTACTCCAAAAGCAGCTACTTATATTAGAGTATTTGATATTATTGGAAACAATGTATTTGAAATAAATCAGCCAGAAAGTGAATTTAAAATACCATCAAATGTATTGAAAAGAGGAATGCATTTGGTACAATTTAACTTTGATGGTGTGGTGGTCACTAAGAAATTGCTAGTGAACTAGGCAAAAAATAAAAGCTATCGGGGTGGTATTGTCCAGAAAGAGGGTAAAAAAAGTTTTTGACCCTATTATAGTGATTTTGTCTATGTATTATCTGCCATAGAAAAGGTAATTTTAAGCTATATCCCATTATCCAATTTCTGATTGAGTGATGGGATATAGATGATTATAAATTTTTTTATTATTTGGAACATGAAAAAGATCGTCAGTTTTGGAGAGCTTTTAATTAGATTGTCCTCTCCTGGATACCAGAGACTAACGCAAACTAAATCATTAAATATAGATTTTGGTGGAGCAGAAGCAAACGTAGCTGTATCCTTAGCACAGTTTGGAGATAATGTTTCTTATGTTACTCGTGTGCCAGAAAACGATATGGTAACCAGTGCGATTCGTCATTTAAATAGCTTTAAAGTAGACACAGACGATATCCTTTTTGGTGGCGACCGAATGGGCTTATACTATTACGAAAATGGTGCAGTCGGTAGAGCTTCAAAGGTGGTGTACGATAGAAATTATTCTTCTACGGCAACCATGAAAAAAGGAATGTTCGATTGGGATGAAATCCTGAAAGATGCCGATTGGTTCCATTGGTCTGGAATTACGCCAGCCGTATCTGAGGGAGCAACAGAAGCGTTAAAAGAAGCATTGGAATTTGCTCAGGCAAAAGGTTTAACCATTTCTATGGATTATAACTTTAGAGGCAACCTATGGAAGTGGGGAAAAGAAGCCGATGAAGTAATGCCAGAATTGATGCAATACAATCACGTAATGTCGGGAACTCACCCAGACGTGGATGTATTGGCAGGGCCTATTGATGATGAGCTTTTTAAAATTGAAGGTGATAAAATCATGAAGGAATACCCTAACTGTAAAGTA from Flammeovirga yaeyamensis includes these protein-coding regions:
- a CDS encoding T9SS type A sorting domain-containing protein; the protein is MKRFFLLFISLIPAHLFAQNIIDVNIDVKHSIEGFSEFDRDKYVTIHAGMREGDWDNAASDPTDIRNDLLNNKNVFLGRDTGHISWILRGVAKQDPNRPGFADTTFLAQEAVSYRNKYSTYSDYAHKNKSWVLGAQLHPFWPDGQKTNLGWALSQTDTEEEPLGTATGEYIAHYIKEFYKDQNEEETPKYFEVINEPVWHLVDYGSTDIKKIFEFHNTVAREIRKVNGDKVEIGGYTTAFPNFEEQNFKRWEDRWNTFMDMCGEEMDFWSIHIYDFASINGGKEMLRKGSNLEATMDMMEHASWNKFDEVKPVMISEYGGQAHDFFKQPWTPERDWYLMRSMSSQTMTFLDRPQAINKVIPFWVLKAEWGRDSEGYPYLHRLLRQNDELEGSTGKHWVYGEVIKYYDLWKDVQGTRVDHLSNNLDIQTDAYLDGNVLYLIINNLNQNDEIIRPNIIGSDTNPITSVEVRHLFAIDDIPQITNNVFNEVPESFSLGSEGTLILAYTFQNEVTIDQSSTESKYFATTYYQEIAGGTPLEFSIPNVTVEEEGEAVLRIGIGRDHGKSLFPKIKVNGTEVDVPNNYRGDDQKDKDRFFGVLEVPVPYELIESSNNVSVEFSDAAGHISSVSLRVYNFSRPIERSFDGIDPPTGILPEEVSLIKMYPNPSNGQEVNVLTPKAATYIRVFDIIGNNVFEINQPESEFKIPSNVLKRGMHLVQFNFDGVVVTKKLLVN
- a CDS encoding alpha-L-fucosidase — encoded protein: MKNVLIIIAAFFIVGCSVQRDNKQSNKEVFTADWESLQQYEVPTWFQDAKLGIFIHWGAYSVPAYGSEWYPRLMYMDSVEWTPDGEAQKIGATAINKYHESHFGTLDKFGYKDFIPMFKGENFDAQEWVQLFQDAGAKYIVPVAEHHDGFAMYKSKHTRWNSVDMGPQKDILGELTAEARKQDIKIGASSHYAFNWNYFTYKKGFDTMDPEYSDLYSKPHDHYAPASQEFLSHWWDRTVDIIDAYQPDILWFDFYIDREEFMPYHPKLAAYYYNKGIEWKKDVVLQTKNFKKVTFPEGTHVLDIERGKMSDINPKVWQTDTSIGKNSWGYVSNWETKDANTIIDDLVDIVSKNGCLLLNVGPKADGTIPDDQKAILLEIGQWLKVNGEAIYGSRPWKIYGDGPTQVATGHHTEGKNKDLTADDFRFTTKNGKLYAISMDWARNGKVKIPHLQKGSEYLTASIKDIKLLGVEEDLKWSQNEDYLEVMLPSEKPCEHAFVFEIAFDKTNNPL
- a CDS encoding sugar kinase; amino-acid sequence: MKKIVSFGELLIRLSSPGYQRLTQTKSLNIDFGGAEANVAVSLAQFGDNVSYVTRVPENDMVTSAIRHLNSFKVDTDDILFGGDRMGLYYYENGAVGRASKVVYDRNYSSTATMKKGMFDWDEILKDADWFHWSGITPAVSEGATEALKEALEFAQAKGLTISMDYNFRGNLWKWGKEADEVMPELMQYNHVMSGTHPDVDVLAGPIDDELFKIEGDKIMKEYPNCKVVVFTSRGVVSASHNTWSGALYDGEKVYRSTQYDITHIIDRVGGGDSFMAALIYGLRNLGGPQETIDFAVAASAIKHTVEGDQNICTVDEVQTFIKTNGTGKIQR
- a CDS encoding GH39 family glycosyl hydrolase; this encodes MRTTILILSLMYSFVLTAQDKAKVTFDPSTKMSYDGVTKFERKNFINVHTTYEHIPQQFRKELYEELGVSDGRSFGLGTPSNKLSGTNHKHPGTFSEKALKAEMKEIAANSTPRKFEDEIIVTSHPGSYFPVGEFVLEKKKEQLVGIPAIEEYFQQRLRESTYRKGYIEILNEPFVHDRDMHTSVDTIIDMFKYTAKAIHQKYPQAKVGGPGHAWPAYELNDFQIWKERMGKFIEVAGNDMDFLSVHLYSTYYDDKASYRAGANAEAILDMIEAKSLQVTGTIKPLVISEYGSGFKKGTNIVQAYYKERDWYVIHGVNSKMMQFMNRPHRIVKSVPFICGRADWYDNEHPYPWVLFHKKNNEYQKTELIKFYQFWKDVKGEYVFIQSDHADVQTVGFREGNKVFICLDNLEDKTIDVDLAGTGFKHQKAELRRIYSEGNGPILSQQPISDISKITLSSDETAILILELNDDTDEFSSTIKLTEQYHPETIQKIGQQEKEYQFDVNPDELVFVDLHLGIARPIAEDFLPIVKLNGQKISVSRNQMGRTQDFKELTFENALEPKIKRPQQQNFFGVHKIALPKALLKEKNVLSLSFEKGEGFISTVKVVQGHQSEMNQ